In Gadus morhua chromosome 2, gadMor3.0, whole genome shotgun sequence, a single window of DNA contains:
- the LOC115532060 gene encoding RAD52 motif-containing protein 1, which yields MEVDIIEFKAPTESNKALFIWDLQAGYSHAYIYERVFSAFSSFGPLFLVKVLPNSPSVSPGFYSLVKFYCSRHALQAQRSTDGTLLFQSTPVKVRLSTRQAPFLQFDNQLLSHSRCLELANHCLGFNGWSTRIINLKVLPSDSLEEGQGHDASGRSQEVSGRSQEVSGRSQTTLRYGCLLELSFPQHGVSTRGVAVIEETFSLSGPAVCMQKHSKLQRWVRDKALVHAFSSVLLILLGDGRVMVELRPGDQLRLEDQPDEVIKVNELVTEPEEEEPADLAFS from the exons atggaggtggacatTATAGAGTTCAAAGCGCCGACGGAAAGCAACAAAGCTCTCTTCATATGGGACCTCCAGGCCGGCTACAGCCACGCCTACATCTAT GAGAGGGTGTTCTCTGCGTTCTCCTCCTTCGGACCCCTCTTCCTGGTCAAGGTGCTCCCCaactctccctctgtgtctcctggCTTCTACTCGCTGGTGAAGTTCTACTGCTCCAGACACGCCCTGCAGGCCCAGAGATCTACTGATGGAACCCTCCTGTTCCAGAGCACTCCTGTCAAG GTAAGACTCAGTACCCGACAGGCTCCCTTCCTCCAATTTGACAACCAGCTGCTAAGCCACTCCCGCTGCCTGGAACTGGCCAATCACTGCCTTGGCTTCAACGGCTGGTCCACACGCATCATTAAT CTGAAAGTGTTGCCTTCTGATTCTCTGGAAGAGGGGCAGGGCCATGACgccagtgggaggagccaggaggtaagtgggaggagccaggaggtcagtgggaggagccagacgACGCTGCGCTATGGGTGTTTACTGGAGCTGTCGTTTCCCCAACATGGCGTTTCAACAAGAGGAGTGGCCGTCATAGAGGAGACCTTCTCCCTGTCTG ggccagCAGTGTGTATGCAGAAACACAGTAAGCTCCAGAGATGGGTCCGAGACAAGGCCTTAGTACATGCCTTCAGCTCAGTACTGCTAATACTACTAG gagatgGACGTGTGATGGTGGAGctgagaccaggagaccagctTCGACTTGAAGACCAACCTGATGAGGTCATCAAG GTGAATGAGTTAGTCACTGagcctgaggaagaggagccagCTGACCTCGCCTTCTCCTGA
- the cdc27 gene encoding cell division cycle protein 27 homolog isoform X1 yields MTVLQEPVQAAVWQALNHYAYMDAVFLAERLYAEVGSEEALYLLATCYFRSGKAYKAYRLLKTHTCSTPQCRYLLAKCCVDLSKLAEGEQVLTGGVLNKQKSQDDIITEFGDSASFTLSLLGHIYCKTDRVAKGSECFQKSLNLNPFLWSPFQSLCHLGEKLDPDQVFRLSSLHIPVAPPPPISPAQNPSHRLDTALMETPQDTLELNRLNLESSNGKLTSDSTVSYIDSSLISPDPCSLLANTVSMGSTGSLLGKPNKPKSGRSLLGGPAALSPLTPSFGILALDPSPGDPGYLQNYSGSLDAQQTAPSKKSVSRIGPSKSVFGQSGNGREVLPIPFSQSQGSAPHSSTSPQVLSPTLVAPPNIQPRRSTRLFTSASSTAKENSKKLKMKFPTKIPNRKTKCKAAKTANSNLNESLDILKLDSSMNDSKGLSTPGYQSITLQRAATDMVLYMLRELGRGYQALCCYNCQEAISILSSVPAHHYNTGWVLTHIGRAYFELAEYTQAERVFSEVRRIEAYRVEGMEIYSTTLWHLQKDVALSALSKDLTDMDRLCPQAWCVAGNCFSLQQEHDIAIKFFQRAIQVDPGFAYAYTLLGHEFALTEELDRALACFRNAIRVNNRHYNAWYGLGMIYYKQEKFSLAEIHFKKALSINPQSSVMLCHIGVVQHALKKSDSALETLNRAIGIDPKNPLCKFHRASILFANDKYKAALQELEELKQIVPKESLVYFLIGKVYKKLGQTHLALMNFSWAMDLDPKGANNQIKEAIDKRYLPEDEEPVTEDFLYDSAADVEESSMTDADDSQLHTAESDDVL; encoded by the exons ATGACGGTGCTACAAGAACCCGTCCAG GCTGCGGTGTGGCAGGCCCTGAACCACTATGCTTACATGGACGCGGTGTTCCTGGCTGAGCGGCTCTACGCTGAAG TGGGCTCGGAGGAGGCCCTGTATCTGCTGGCCACCTGTTATTTCCGCTCGGGGAAAGCTTACAAGGCCTACCGCCTGTTGAAGACTCACACCTGTTCTACACCGCAGTGCCGATACCTGCTGGCCAAGTGCTGCGTGGACCTCAGCAA ACTAGCAGAAGGAGAGCAGGTCCTCACAGGAGGCGTTTTAAATAAACAGAAGAGTcaagatgacatcatcacagagTTCGGAGATTCCGCCTCTTTCACCCTCTCATTGCTGGGACACATATACTG TAAGACGGATCGCGTCGCCAAAGGATCTGAATGTTTTCAAAAGAGTTTAAACCTCAACCCGTTCCTCTGGTCTCCATTCCAGAGTCTCTGTCATCTAG GGGAGAAGCTGGATCCAGATCAGGTCTTCAGGCTGTCCTCTCTGCACATCCCTGTGGCCCCACCTCCTCCAATAAGCCCCGCCCAGAACCCCTCCCATCGCCTAGACACCGCCCTGATGGAGACGCCACAGGACACTCTG GAGTTGAACCGGTTGAATCTAGAATCATCCAACGGGAAGTTGACCTCGGACTCCACGGTTTCGTACATCGACTCCTCGCTCATCTCCCCTGATCCCTGCTCCTTATTGGCTAATACCGTTTCAATGGGATCAACTGGTTCTCTATTGGGCAAGCCGAACAAACCTAAGAGTGGGCGGAGCTTATTGGGAGGACCGGCAGCCCTCAGTCCACTTACCCCCAG CTTTGGAATCCTGGCCCTGGACCCGAGCCCCGGGGATCCCGGGTACCTCCAGAACTACTCCGGTTCTCTGGATGCCCAGCAGACCGCGCCCAGCAAGAAG TCTGTGTCGAGGATCGGTCCGTCCAAGTCGGTCTTCGGCCAGAGTGGAAACGGAAGAGAGGTTCTCCCAATccccttcagccaatcacagggctCCGCTCCGCACAGCAG CACCAGCCCCCAGGTTCTGAGTCCCACTCTGGTCGCTCCGCCAAACATCCAACCCAGACGCTCTACACGACTGTTCACAAGTGCTAGCTCTACTGCCAAG GAGAACAGTAAGAAGCTCAAGATGAAGTTTCCAACCAAGATCCCCAACAGGAAGACGAAATGTAAAGCGGCCAAGACGGCCAACAGCAACCTGAACGAGAGCCTGGACATCCTGAAGCTGGACTCCTCCATGAACGACAGCAAGGGCCTGTCCACACCCGGATACCAGAGCATCACCCTGCAGAGAGCTGCTACAG ACATGGTTCTGTACATGCTGCGGGAGCTGGGCCGAGGCTACCAGGCCCTGTGCTGCTATAACTGCCAGGAGGCGATCAGCATCCTGTCGTCGGTCCCCGCTCACCACTACAACACGGGCTGGGTGCTCACCCACATCGGGAGGGCCTACTTCGAACTGGCCGAGTACACACAG gcgGAGCGTGTCTTCAGTGAGGTTCGTCGCATCGAGGCGTATcgggtggaggggatggagatCTACTCCACCACCCTGTGGCATCTCCAGAAGGACGTAGCGCTGTCCGCCCTGTCCAAAGACCTGACCGACATGGaccgtctctgtccccag GCCTGGTGCGTAGCGGGGAACTGCTTCAGCCTCCAGCAGGAGCACGACATCGCCATCAAGTTCTTCCAGCGTGCCATCCAG GTTGATCCAGGATTTGCCTACGCCTACACGCTGCTGGGTCACGAGTTTGCGCTGACTGAAGAGCTGGACCGCGCCCTCGCCTGCTTCAGGAACGCCATCAGAGTCAACAACAGACACTACAATGCCTG GTACGGACTTGGGATGATTTACTACAAGCAGGAGAAGTTCAGTCTGGCTGAGATCCACTTCAAGAAGGCCTTGAGCATCAACCCCCAGAGCTCAGTGATGCTCTGTCACATCGGGGTG GTCCAGCATGCGCTGAAGAAGTCGGACAGCGCCCTGGAGACGCTGAACAGAGCCATCGGCATCGACCCCAAAAACCCGCTCTGCAAGTTCCACCGCGCCTCTATACTCTTCGCCAACGACAAGTACAAG GCGGCGTTACAGGAGCTGGAAGAATTAAAGCAGATCGTCCCTAAAGAGTCTCTAGTCTATTTCCTCATAGGAAAG GTCTATAAGAAGTTGGGTCAGACCCATCTGGCTCTGATGAACTTCAGCTGGGCGATGGACCTGGACCCCAAAGGAGCCAACAACCAGATCAAAGAAGCCATCGACAAGCGCTACCTACCAGAGGACGAGGAGCCCGTCACTGAAGACTTTTTATACGACTCTG CAGCAGACGTGGAAGAGAGCAGTATGACGGATGCAGACGACAGCCAATTACACACGGCGGAGAGTGATGATGTcctctag
- the cdc27 gene encoding cell division cycle protein 27 homolog isoform X2, with product MTVLQEPVQAAVWQALNHYAYMDAVFLAERLYAEVGSEEALYLLATCYFRSGKAYKAYRLLKTHTCSTPQCRYLLAKCCVDLSKLAEGEQVLTGGVLNKQKSQDDIITEFGDSASFTLSLLGHIYCKTDRVAKGSECFQKSLNLNPFLWSPFQSLCHLGEKLDPDQVFRLSSLHIPVAPPPPISPAQNPSHRLDTALMETPQDTLELNRLNLESSNGKLTSDSTVSYIDSSLISPDPCSLLANTVSMGSTGSLLGKPNKPKSGRSLLGGPAALSPLTPSFGILALDPSPGDPGYLQNYSGSLDAQQTAPSKKSVSRIGPSKSVFGQSGNGREVLPIPFSQSQGSAPHSSTSPQVLSPTLVAPPNIQPRRSTRLFTSASSTAKENSKKLKMKFPTKIPNRKTKCKAAKTANSNLNESLDILKLDSSMNDSKGLSTPGYQSITLQRAATDMVLYMLRELGRGYQALCCYNCQEAISILSSVPAHHYNTGWVLTHIGRAYFELAEYTQAERVFSEVRRIEAYRVEGMEIYSTTLWHLQKDVALSALSKDLTDMDRLCPQAWCVAGNCFSLQQEHDIAIKFFQRAIQVDPGFAYAYTLLGHEFALTEELDRALACFRNAIRVNNRHYNAWYGLGMIYYKQEKFSLAEIHFKKALSINPQSSVMLCHIGVVQHALKKSDSALETLNRAIGIDPKNPLCKFHRASILFANDKYKAALQELEELKQIVPKESLVYFLIGKVYKKLGQTHLALMNFSWAMDLDPKGANNQIKEAIDKRYLPEDEEPVTEDFLYDSADVEESSMTDADDSQLHTAESDDVL from the exons ATGACGGTGCTACAAGAACCCGTCCAG GCTGCGGTGTGGCAGGCCCTGAACCACTATGCTTACATGGACGCGGTGTTCCTGGCTGAGCGGCTCTACGCTGAAG TGGGCTCGGAGGAGGCCCTGTATCTGCTGGCCACCTGTTATTTCCGCTCGGGGAAAGCTTACAAGGCCTACCGCCTGTTGAAGACTCACACCTGTTCTACACCGCAGTGCCGATACCTGCTGGCCAAGTGCTGCGTGGACCTCAGCAA ACTAGCAGAAGGAGAGCAGGTCCTCACAGGAGGCGTTTTAAATAAACAGAAGAGTcaagatgacatcatcacagagTTCGGAGATTCCGCCTCTTTCACCCTCTCATTGCTGGGACACATATACTG TAAGACGGATCGCGTCGCCAAAGGATCTGAATGTTTTCAAAAGAGTTTAAACCTCAACCCGTTCCTCTGGTCTCCATTCCAGAGTCTCTGTCATCTAG GGGAGAAGCTGGATCCAGATCAGGTCTTCAGGCTGTCCTCTCTGCACATCCCTGTGGCCCCACCTCCTCCAATAAGCCCCGCCCAGAACCCCTCCCATCGCCTAGACACCGCCCTGATGGAGACGCCACAGGACACTCTG GAGTTGAACCGGTTGAATCTAGAATCATCCAACGGGAAGTTGACCTCGGACTCCACGGTTTCGTACATCGACTCCTCGCTCATCTCCCCTGATCCCTGCTCCTTATTGGCTAATACCGTTTCAATGGGATCAACTGGTTCTCTATTGGGCAAGCCGAACAAACCTAAGAGTGGGCGGAGCTTATTGGGAGGACCGGCAGCCCTCAGTCCACTTACCCCCAG CTTTGGAATCCTGGCCCTGGACCCGAGCCCCGGGGATCCCGGGTACCTCCAGAACTACTCCGGTTCTCTGGATGCCCAGCAGACCGCGCCCAGCAAGAAG TCTGTGTCGAGGATCGGTCCGTCCAAGTCGGTCTTCGGCCAGAGTGGAAACGGAAGAGAGGTTCTCCCAATccccttcagccaatcacagggctCCGCTCCGCACAGCAG CACCAGCCCCCAGGTTCTGAGTCCCACTCTGGTCGCTCCGCCAAACATCCAACCCAGACGCTCTACACGACTGTTCACAAGTGCTAGCTCTACTGCCAAG GAGAACAGTAAGAAGCTCAAGATGAAGTTTCCAACCAAGATCCCCAACAGGAAGACGAAATGTAAAGCGGCCAAGACGGCCAACAGCAACCTGAACGAGAGCCTGGACATCCTGAAGCTGGACTCCTCCATGAACGACAGCAAGGGCCTGTCCACACCCGGATACCAGAGCATCACCCTGCAGAGAGCTGCTACAG ACATGGTTCTGTACATGCTGCGGGAGCTGGGCCGAGGCTACCAGGCCCTGTGCTGCTATAACTGCCAGGAGGCGATCAGCATCCTGTCGTCGGTCCCCGCTCACCACTACAACACGGGCTGGGTGCTCACCCACATCGGGAGGGCCTACTTCGAACTGGCCGAGTACACACAG gcgGAGCGTGTCTTCAGTGAGGTTCGTCGCATCGAGGCGTATcgggtggaggggatggagatCTACTCCACCACCCTGTGGCATCTCCAGAAGGACGTAGCGCTGTCCGCCCTGTCCAAAGACCTGACCGACATGGaccgtctctgtccccag GCCTGGTGCGTAGCGGGGAACTGCTTCAGCCTCCAGCAGGAGCACGACATCGCCATCAAGTTCTTCCAGCGTGCCATCCAG GTTGATCCAGGATTTGCCTACGCCTACACGCTGCTGGGTCACGAGTTTGCGCTGACTGAAGAGCTGGACCGCGCCCTCGCCTGCTTCAGGAACGCCATCAGAGTCAACAACAGACACTACAATGCCTG GTACGGACTTGGGATGATTTACTACAAGCAGGAGAAGTTCAGTCTGGCTGAGATCCACTTCAAGAAGGCCTTGAGCATCAACCCCCAGAGCTCAGTGATGCTCTGTCACATCGGGGTG GTCCAGCATGCGCTGAAGAAGTCGGACAGCGCCCTGGAGACGCTGAACAGAGCCATCGGCATCGACCCCAAAAACCCGCTCTGCAAGTTCCACCGCGCCTCTATACTCTTCGCCAACGACAAGTACAAG GCGGCGTTACAGGAGCTGGAAGAATTAAAGCAGATCGTCCCTAAAGAGTCTCTAGTCTATTTCCTCATAGGAAAG GTCTATAAGAAGTTGGGTCAGACCCATCTGGCTCTGATGAACTTCAGCTGGGCGATGGACCTGGACCCCAAAGGAGCCAACAACCAGATCAAAGAAGCCATCGACAAGCGCTACCTACCAGAGGACGAGGAGCCCGTCACTGAAGACTTTTTATACGACTCTG CAGACGTGGAAGAGAGCAGTATGACGGATGCAGACGACAGCCAATTACACACGGCGGAGAGTGATGATGTcctctag